One Anaeromusa acidaminophila DSM 3853 genomic region harbors:
- the rlmN gene encoding 23S rRNA (adenine(2503)-C(2))-methyltransferase RlmN produces the protein MISFLGLSRQQAEAAAVSLGLKKYRGKQILEWIYNKGAASFAEMTNISQKEREFLQEQAQIGWPELVAQQADAAGETFKYLLGFADGIRVETVLMRHPYGYSLCVSSQAGCAMGCVFCASTLHGLERNLTAAEMLAQVLFAQRELNRMQAGRLHSFVIMGSGEPLHNYEEVLRFVQLCHDPEVLGLGYRHMALSTCGIVPAMERLRQEGLPLTLSVSLHAPNDELRSRIMPVNRTYSLQALLTAADAYAAATGRRVTYEYTLMEGWNDSQLQAEELAALLRGRLCHVNLIPVNAVAERGIARPSPQRVEAFAKVLQARGISVTVRRERGVDIQAACGQLRNRNRNESAKEEET, from the coding sequence ATGATTTCATTTTTAGGGTTGTCCCGGCAGCAGGCGGAAGCGGCTGCCGTTTCCCTAGGCTTGAAAAAGTACAGAGGTAAGCAGATTCTGGAATGGATATATAATAAAGGCGCCGCTTCATTTGCAGAGATGACTAATATCTCACAAAAAGAGCGCGAGTTTTTACAGGAGCAAGCGCAAATTGGCTGGCCGGAGCTTGTTGCGCAACAAGCCGATGCGGCAGGAGAAACATTTAAATACCTTTTGGGTTTTGCCGATGGCATTCGTGTGGAAACAGTACTAATGCGCCATCCTTACGGCTATAGTCTTTGCGTTTCTTCACAGGCGGGCTGCGCCATGGGCTGTGTGTTTTGCGCCTCTACGCTGCACGGGTTGGAGCGCAATCTGACAGCGGCGGAAATGCTGGCGCAGGTTCTCTTTGCCCAGCGCGAGTTGAATCGGATGCAAGCTGGGAGACTGCATAGCTTTGTCATTATGGGTTCGGGAGAGCCCCTTCACAATTATGAAGAAGTATTGCGTTTTGTGCAGTTGTGTCATGATCCGGAAGTGCTGGGATTGGGCTATCGTCATATGGCTCTTTCTACCTGCGGTATCGTACCGGCGATGGAACGGTTGCGCCAAGAAGGGCTGCCATTGACGCTTTCGGTTTCTTTGCATGCGCCCAATGATGAACTGCGCTCGCGAATTATGCCTGTGAATCGAACCTATTCGTTGCAGGCTCTCTTGACGGCGGCTGACGCATACGCGGCAGCTACAGGGCGCCGCGTAACCTATGAGTATACACTAATGGAAGGATGGAATGATTCGCAGCTACAGGCGGAAGAGTTAGCGGCGTTACTGCGCGGACGCTTATGCCATGTGAATTTGATTCCGGTCAATGCGGTAGCGGAGAGAGGAATTGCCAGGCCGTCGCCGCAGCGGGTCGAGGCTTTTGCGAAAGTGTTGCAGGCTAGAGGGATTTCCGTTACGGTGCGCCGGGAACGGGGTGTAGATATTCAGGCGGCCTGCGGGCAGTTGCGTAATCGAAATCGCAATGAAAGCGCCAAGGAGGAAGAAACGTGA